In Qipengyuania psychrotolerans, one DNA window encodes the following:
- a CDS encoding hemolysin family protein, which produces MANSSPPAGDAESSSGLWPAIRKLFDPESGERSLRAQLEEVIDEHEDENGDDTAESAEKGDLSGVERQMLRNLLHFSEHDADDVAVPRGEIIAISADATWDELVETFSEHGHSRMPVYRGQLDDVIGMVHIKDVFPFLADKKAPPSDWTVLMRQPLYVPQTRNAIDVLADMRAQRTHLAIVIDEFSGTDGLITIEDLVEEIVGEIEDEHDELPEEWIVSIGEGMWDCDARAELDDVAEKVDPRLAEVEESVDTLGGLAFVLAEQVPPVGKVLEHASGWRIEILDGDETHVTRMRLHQPEQAGSDGS; this is translated from the coding sequence ATGGCCAATTCTTCACCCCCCGCCGGAGACGCGGAGAGTAGCAGCGGGCTGTGGCCCGCGATCCGTAAATTGTTCGACCCCGAGAGCGGCGAGCGGTCCCTCCGCGCGCAGCTCGAAGAGGTTATCGACGAGCACGAAGACGAAAACGGAGACGACACCGCCGAATCCGCGGAGAAGGGTGACCTTTCCGGCGTCGAGCGGCAGATGCTTCGCAACCTCCTGCACTTTTCCGAACATGACGCCGACGATGTAGCCGTACCGCGCGGCGAAATTATCGCCATATCGGCCGATGCGACCTGGGACGAGCTGGTAGAAACCTTCTCCGAACACGGTCACTCGAGGATGCCCGTCTATCGCGGCCAGCTTGATGACGTAATCGGCATGGTTCACATCAAGGACGTTTTCCCGTTCCTCGCCGACAAGAAAGCGCCGCCGTCCGATTGGACGGTGCTGATGCGCCAGCCGCTCTATGTGCCGCAGACACGCAATGCGATCGACGTGCTTGCCGATATGCGCGCTCAGCGGACGCACCTGGCCATCGTGATCGATGAATTTTCCGGAACCGACGGCCTCATCACCATCGAAGACCTGGTCGAAGAAATCGTCGGCGAGATCGAAGATGAGCATGACGAGCTGCCAGAAGAATGGATCGTCTCCATCGGCGAAGGTATGTGGGACTGTGATGCCCGGGCAGAGCTGGACGACGTCGCCGAAAAGGTCGATCCGCGTCTGGCTGAGGTAGAGGAATCGGTCGACACCCTGGGCGGGCTGGCGTTTGTTCTGGCCGAGCAGGTGCCGCCGGTTGGCAAGGTGCTGGAACATGCCAGCGGCTGGCGCATAGAGATACTTGATGGCGATGAAACCCATGTCACTCGGATGCGTCTGCATCAGCCGGAACAGGCAGGGTCGGACGGCTCGTGA
- the ybeY gene encoding rRNA maturation RNase YbeY gives MELDIDIDGWPGDTDWADLAERANEAVSEVEPALANSRLSASILFTVDEEVQTLNREWRAKDKPTNVLSFPMLEREQLLALSSSGGPEMLGDIALAFETCEREAREKGVSISDHTSHLIIHGLLHLAGHDHVDSDDQAAEMEKLEIAALAKLGIADPYGDRDN, from the coding sequence GTGGAACTCGATATCGACATCGACGGCTGGCCCGGTGATACCGATTGGGCGGACCTTGCCGAACGCGCAAATGAAGCCGTGTCCGAAGTGGAGCCTGCGCTAGCGAACTCGCGCCTTTCGGCCAGCATCCTGTTCACCGTCGATGAGGAAGTCCAGACGTTGAACAGGGAATGGCGCGCCAAGGACAAGCCGACCAATGTGCTTTCTTTCCCCATGTTGGAGCGAGAACAGCTGCTGGCGCTATCATCGTCAGGCGGACCCGAAATGCTCGGCGATATTGCCCTCGCGTTCGAGACTTGTGAGCGCGAGGCAAGGGAAAAGGGTGTGAGTATTTCGGACCATACTTCGCATCTGATCATCCACGGTTTACTGCACCTCGCAGGCCACGATCACGTCGATTCTGACGATCAGGCTGCAGAAATGGAAAAACTTGAGATCGCGGCGCTTGCAAAACTGGGTATTGCGGACCCATATGGTGATCGCGACAACTAG
- a CDS encoding PhoH family protein, which produces MARKPAPKAHQAFTPPPSPQREVRRAQIDINFENQSLLGALFGQFDANLVQVENRLGVFIAARGNDLHIEGPEDSVARARDVLNEMYDRLSQGQDLDAGAIEALIAMSNEPTLHGIMDADPKGPPIMIRTRRKTIVPRSDMQAHYMRSLSRDDIIFALGPAGTGKTYLAVAQAVAQLINGSVQRLILSRPAVEAGEKLGFLPGDMKEKVDPYLRPLYDALYDCMPPEQVERRLASGEIEIAPIAFMRGRTLADSFIILDEAQNTTREQMKMFLTRFGQKSRMVVCGDPRQVDIPGGDGMSGLADAVGKLEGVEGFGTIRFTAADVVRHPIVGRIVEAYEGPTA; this is translated from the coding sequence ATGGCCCGCAAACCCGCACCGAAGGCCCATCAGGCTTTCACACCGCCGCCAAGTCCGCAGCGCGAAGTTCGCCGCGCACAGATCGATATCAACTTCGAGAACCAGAGCCTTCTGGGTGCGCTGTTCGGACAGTTCGATGCCAACCTCGTACAGGTCGAGAACCGGCTGGGCGTGTTCATTGCGGCGCGGGGCAACGACCTTCATATCGAAGGGCCGGAAGACAGCGTGGCGCGTGCGCGCGATGTTCTTAACGAAATGTACGACCGGCTCTCTCAGGGTCAGGACCTTGATGCCGGCGCCATCGAAGCGCTGATTGCCATGTCGAACGAACCCACACTGCACGGCATCATGGACGCGGACCCCAAGGGCCCGCCGATCATGATCCGCACGCGCCGCAAGACCATTGTGCCGCGCAGCGATATGCAGGCGCATTACATGCGTTCGCTGAGCCGTGACGACATCATATTCGCGCTCGGCCCGGCAGGCACCGGCAAAACCTATCTTGCTGTGGCGCAGGCTGTGGCACAGCTGATCAATGGCAGTGTCCAGCGCCTGATCCTCTCGCGTCCGGCAGTGGAGGCGGGCGAAAAGCTCGGCTTCCTGCCCGGCGACATGAAGGAAAAGGTCGATCCCTACCTCCGCCCGCTTTATGATGCGCTGTATGATTGCATGCCGCCCGAACAGGTCGAGCGGCGGCTCGCATCGGGCGAGATCGAGATCGCGCCTATCGCCTTCATGCGCGGACGGACGCTGGCAGACAGTTTCATCATCCTCGACGAGGCGCAGAATACCACGCGCGAGCAGATGAAGATGTTCCTCACCCGGTTCGGCCAGAAAAGCCGCATGGTCGTCTGCGGGGACCCGCGTCAGGTCGATATTCCTGGCGGCGACGGGATGAGCGGGCTCGCCGATGCTGTCGGCAAGCTGGAAGGTGTCGAAGGGTTCGGCACGATCCGCTTCACTGCCGCCGACGTGGTTCGTCACCCGATCGTTGGCCGCATCGTGGAGGCCTACGAAGGGCCGACCGCCTAA